The Halobacterium litoreum genome includes a region encoding these proteins:
- a CDS encoding DEAD/DEAH box helicase, translating into MEVAEVVPEFAEAFPFDEFNEMQREAVPALLDSDANVVASAPTGSGKTALAELAICQTLDAGGTALFVAPLRALTNEKEDEWERFEDLGYSVYVVTGERDLNPRRAERADVLVMTPEKADSATRKHDSPRYSFVTDVDCVVIDEVHLLDSEKRGSVLEVVVSRLRRLCDPRVVALSATMPNIDDVAEWLDATPETTFEFGDEYRPVDLHAGVRTYTHGDNPFADKYRRLFTALDLAEPHLREDGQSLVFVSSRQDTVQAAKKTRDEIGERDIPVGSRGDYEFHTDAEELDNATLRKSVLDGVAFHHAGLSTHDKNLVEEWFREGKIRVLFSTSTLAWGVNLPARCVVIRDTKLHDPLEGEVDMSPLDVLQMLGRAGRPGYDDVGYGWVVCDSSDADKYRELLREGKEIESRLDGNLAEHLNAEIAMGTIRGLGDVMEWLETTFYYRRAQSAPDDYDFPNLKERVRETLDALVEDGFVETDDDLGLSATRLGVLASTYYLRLDTAREFEAVATDDADADGILRAVANAGEFDSVSARQSERDAIDRVLGHAGDEMDDGPRKVYAILRGSMDGSVPPELRSDAWVIKQNALRLLAALGAFFDRYDDPAGANAAARLEARIDTGVPEDAVGLTALDGVAAGRAHKLHDEGIETPADVRDAGVSGLADAGLSEGVAESVLGQAAGMPAVSVDWGDFPESIAVGENEMCEVAVRNDGGATPVGVRVTVNGVEMTETSGYLDDAVTAPVGVFGADADELTFEVTVSFADLPLLPVTDTRTVAVE; encoded by the coding sequence ATGGAAGTCGCCGAGGTCGTCCCGGAGTTCGCCGAGGCCTTTCCCTTCGACGAGTTCAACGAGATGCAACGCGAGGCGGTGCCCGCGCTCTTGGACTCGGACGCCAACGTCGTGGCGTCCGCGCCGACCGGGAGCGGGAAGACCGCACTCGCGGAACTCGCCATCTGTCAGACCCTCGACGCCGGCGGGACGGCGCTGTTCGTCGCGCCCCTTCGCGCGCTCACCAACGAGAAAGAAGACGAGTGGGAGCGCTTCGAGGATTTGGGCTACTCGGTGTACGTCGTCACGGGCGAACGCGACCTGAACCCGCGCCGCGCGGAGCGCGCGGACGTGCTCGTGATGACGCCCGAGAAGGCGGACTCGGCGACCCGGAAACACGACTCGCCCCGTTATTCGTTCGTCACCGACGTGGACTGCGTGGTCATCGACGAGGTCCACCTGCTCGATTCGGAGAAGCGCGGGAGCGTGCTCGAAGTCGTCGTCTCGCGCCTGCGCCGGCTCTGTGACCCGCGCGTGGTGGCGCTGTCGGCGACGATGCCGAACATCGACGACGTGGCCGAGTGGCTCGACGCCACGCCCGAGACCACCTTCGAGTTCGGCGACGAGTACCGGCCCGTCGACCTGCACGCGGGCGTGCGGACGTACACGCACGGCGACAACCCGTTCGCGGACAAGTACCGACGGCTGTTCACCGCGCTCGACCTCGCGGAGCCGCACTTGCGCGAGGACGGGCAGTCGCTCGTGTTCGTCTCCTCCCGGCAGGACACCGTGCAGGCGGCGAAGAAGACCAGGGACGAAATCGGCGAGCGCGACATCCCCGTCGGGTCGCGGGGTGACTACGAGTTCCACACCGACGCCGAGGAACTGGACAACGCGACCCTGCGGAAGTCCGTGCTGGACGGCGTGGCGTTCCACCACGCCGGCCTCTCGACCCACGACAAGAACCTCGTCGAGGAGTGGTTCCGCGAGGGAAAGATTCGCGTCCTGTTCTCCACGTCGACGCTCGCGTGGGGCGTCAATCTGCCGGCGCGCTGTGTCGTCATCCGGGACACCAAACTCCACGACCCCCTCGAAGGCGAGGTGGACATGAGCCCCCTCGACGTGCTCCAGATGCTCGGGCGCGCGGGCCGCCCCGGCTACGACGACGTGGGCTACGGCTGGGTCGTCTGTGACTCCTCGGACGCCGACAAGTACCGCGAACTGCTCCGGGAGGGCAAGGAGATAGAGAGCCGCCTCGACGGCAACCTCGCCGAGCACCTGAACGCCGAAATCGCGATGGGCACCATCCGCGGGCTCGGCGACGTGATGGAGTGGCTGGAGACGACGTTCTACTACCGGCGCGCGCAGTCCGCGCCCGACGACTACGACTTCCCGAACCTCAAGGAGCGCGTCCGCGAGACCCTCGACGCCCTCGTCGAGGACGGCTTCGTGGAGACCGACGACGACCTCGGCCTCTCCGCGACTCGGCTGGGGGTGCTCGCCTCGACGTACTACCTCCGCCTCGACACCGCCCGCGAGTTCGAGGCGGTCGCCACCGACGACGCCGACGCGGACGGCATCCTGCGCGCCGTCGCGAACGCCGGCGAGTTCGACTCCGTGAGCGCCCGACAGTCCGAGCGCGACGCCATCGACCGCGTACTTGGCCACGCCGGCGACGAGATGGACGACGGCCCGCGGAAGGTGTACGCCATCCTCCGCGGGAGCATGGACGGCTCGGTCCCGCCGGAACTGCGCTCGGACGCGTGGGTCATCAAGCAGAACGCGCTCCGCCTGCTCGCCGCGCTCGGCGCGTTCTTCGACCGGTACGACGACCCCGCGGGCGCGAACGCCGCCGCCCGCCTCGAAGCCCGCATCGACACCGGCGTCCCCGAGGATGCCGTCGGCCTCACCGCCCTCGACGGCGTGGCGGCGGGGCGCGCGCACAAACTCCACGACGAGGGCATCGAGACGCCCGCCGACGTTCGGGACGCCGGCGTCTCCGGCCTCGCGGACGCCGGCCTCTCCGAGGGCGTCGCCGAGAGCGTCCTCGGACAGGCCGCCGGGATGCCCGCCGTCTCGGTGGACTGGGGCGACTTCCCCGAGTCAATCGCGGTCGGCGAGAACGAGATGTGCGAGGTCGCCGTGCGCAACGACGGCGGCGCCACGCCCGTCGGCGTCCGCGTCACCGTCAACGGCGTCGAGATGACCGAGACCTCGGGCTATCTGGACGACGCCGTCACCGCGCCCGTCGGCGTGTTCGGTGCGGACGCCGACGAACTCACGTTCGAAGTCACCGTCTCCTTCGCTGACCTCCCCCTGCTCCCGGTCACCGACACGCGGACCGTCGCCGTCGAGTAG
- a CDS encoding MATE family efflux transporter codes for MFDVSKEDITEGSLSRALAVLAAPLVAQQVVVALGAVVDIFWLGRVNEAAVAAVGLVVPVYALISLPVMASYTGAQILTAQSVGADEHGRATRLPVHGAVLGAVLAFVLAALVTVVAPDIVGLLGADDDVFGYAVTYLSTYMFAYVPIAISDGLEGGFVGWGDSGTAFALNAVNIVVNAVLDPFLIFGWGPFPEWSVFGAAVASIVGVTVSAVLAVAVAASGRRQFAVSRSDLRVRSSLFREILAVGGPVGLQNAGRQAARLGMVAVISIAGSTAALAAYNVGAQLATIAFVPASGLANAATTVVGQNLGADRPDRARRATWLSVGVAVVALLGVGALQLAYPARIAETFAPALDGAGLRLTVEYLEILALGYWALGAIYTLESGFNGASRTSVSMYATLVQYWGIRLPIAAFGVFVFNYTVLAAFWAVTLSNVAAAVGLAVYFWHSTDDGMLRRAASTAAAD; via the coding sequence ATGTTCGACGTTTCGAAAGAGGATATTACCGAGGGGTCACTGTCGCGAGCGCTCGCCGTGCTCGCCGCCCCGCTCGTCGCCCAGCAGGTCGTCGTCGCCCTCGGCGCCGTCGTCGACATCTTCTGGCTCGGGCGCGTGAACGAGGCCGCCGTCGCCGCCGTCGGCCTCGTCGTCCCCGTCTACGCGCTCATCTCGCTGCCGGTGATGGCGTCGTACACCGGCGCCCAGATTCTCACCGCACAGAGCGTCGGCGCCGACGAACACGGCCGCGCGACCCGTCTCCCGGTCCACGGCGCCGTCCTCGGTGCCGTCCTCGCGTTCGTGCTCGCCGCCCTCGTCACGGTCGTCGCGCCCGACATCGTCGGCCTGCTCGGCGCCGACGACGACGTGTTCGGGTACGCCGTCACGTACCTCTCGACGTACATGTTCGCGTACGTCCCGATAGCCATCAGCGACGGGCTCGAAGGCGGCTTCGTCGGCTGGGGCGACTCCGGCACCGCGTTCGCGCTGAACGCGGTGAACATCGTCGTGAACGCCGTCCTCGACCCCTTCCTCATCTTCGGCTGGGGGCCGTTCCCCGAGTGGAGCGTGTTCGGCGCCGCCGTCGCCAGCATCGTCGGCGTCACCGTCAGCGCCGTGCTCGCGGTCGCCGTCGCCGCCAGCGGCCGCCGCCAGTTCGCCGTCTCCCGGAGCGACCTCCGCGTCCGCTCGTCGCTGTTCCGCGAGATTCTGGCCGTCGGCGGCCCGGTCGGCCTCCAGAACGCCGGTCGACAGGCGGCCCGCCTCGGCATGGTCGCCGTCATCTCCATCGCCGGGTCGACCGCCGCGCTCGCCGCGTACAACGTCGGCGCGCAACTCGCGACCATCGCGTTCGTCCCCGCCAGCGGCCTCGCCAACGCCGCCACCACCGTCGTCGGGCAGAACCTCGGCGCCGACCGCCCCGACCGCGCGCGCCGGGCGACGTGGCTCTCGGTCGGCGTCGCCGTCGTCGCGCTCCTCGGCGTCGGCGCCCTCCAGCTCGCCTACCCGGCGCGCATCGCCGAGACGTTCGCGCCCGCACTCGACGGCGCCGGCCTCCGCCTCACCGTCGAATACTTGGAGATTCTCGCGCTCGGCTACTGGGCGCTCGGCGCCATCTACACGCTCGAATCCGGGTTCAACGGCGCGAGCAGAACGAGTGTTAGCATGTACGCGACGCTCGTCCAGTACTGGGGGATACGGCTCCCGATAGCCGCCTTCGGCGTGTTCGTGTTCAACTACACGGTGCTCGCGGCGTTCTGGGCGGTGACGCTGTCGAACGTCGCGGCCGCCGTCGGCCTCGCCGTCTACTTCTGGCACTCCACCGACGACGGTATGCTCCGGCGCGCCGCGTCGACGGCCGCGGCGGACTAG
- the lipA gene encoding lipoyl synthase, producing MSGRRKPDWLKMRPPSGERFTDIKETLRENDLHTVCEEASCPNLGECWSGRNGPGTATFMLMGDRCSRGCNFCDVKTGGMEALDPEEPANVAESVAEIGLDYVVLTSVDRDDLDDQGAGHFAQTIREIKDRDPGILVEVLIPDFQGEEDLVRKIIDADPDVIAHNVETVERRQFPVRDRRAGYEQSLQVLDQVNRESDIYTKTSVMLGVGEYDHEVYQTLGDLREVGVDVVTLGQYLQPSRSHLDVEDYVHPQKFETWRRVAEEEFDFLYCASGPMVRSSYKAGELFVDAVLREGKSIEAARKEARQRSASD from the coding sequence ATGAGCGGTCGGCGCAAGCCGGACTGGCTGAAGATGCGGCCGCCGTCCGGGGAACGGTTCACGGACATCAAGGAGACGCTCCGCGAGAACGACCTCCACACTGTCTGCGAGGAGGCGTCGTGTCCGAACCTCGGGGAGTGTTGGAGCGGCCGGAACGGCCCTGGCACCGCGACGTTCATGCTGATGGGCGACCGGTGCTCACGGGGCTGTAACTTCTGCGACGTGAAGACCGGCGGGATGGAGGCCTTAGACCCCGAGGAGCCCGCGAACGTCGCGGAGTCCGTCGCGGAAATCGGGCTCGACTACGTGGTCCTGACCTCGGTGGACCGCGACGACTTGGACGACCAGGGCGCCGGCCACTTCGCGCAGACGATTCGCGAAATCAAAGACCGCGACCCCGGCATTCTGGTCGAAGTGCTGATTCCGGACTTCCAGGGCGAGGAAGACCTCGTTCGGAAGATCATCGACGCGGACCCCGACGTCATCGCGCACAACGTCGAGACCGTCGAGCGCCGGCAGTTCCCGGTCCGGGACCGCCGCGCCGGCTACGAGCAGTCCCTCCAGGTACTCGACCAGGTGAACCGGGAGTCCGACATCTACACGAAGACGAGTGTGATGCTCGGCGTCGGCGAGTACGACCACGAGGTGTACCAGACCCTCGGCGACCTGCGGGAGGTCGGCGTGGACGTGGTGACACTCGGCCAGTACCTCCAGCCGAGTCGCTCCCACCTCGACGTCGAGGACTACGTCCACCCCCAGAAGTTCGAGACGTGGCGCCGGGTCGCAGAAGAGGAGTTCGACTTCCTCTATTGTGCGTCGGGCCCCATGGTGCGCTCGTCGTACAAGGCCGGCGAACTCTTCGTCGACGCCGTGCTCCGCGAGGGGAAGAGCATCGAGGCAGCGCGGAAGGAAGCGCGACAGCGCAGCGCCTCGGACTGA
- the pdhA gene encoding pyruvate dehydrogenase (acetyl-transferring) E1 component subunit alpha, with translation MVRVLDEDGELVDGAEVPDLSDDELVEMYRQMKLARRFDERAVSLQRQGRIGTYPPLSGQEGAQIGSAFALAEDDWMVPSYREHGAALVRGLPLKDTLLYWMGDERGNSVPEDANIFTVAVPIASQIPHATGLAWASKLRDEEDKAFLCYFGDGATSEGDFHEGLNFAGVFDTPNVFFCNNNQWAISVPRERQTASETIAQKAEAYGFEGVQVDGMDPLAVYKVTKDALQKAKNPDDDELRPTLVEAVQYRFGAHTTADDPSVYRDEAEVEEWKAKDPLPRLETFLKNTDRLDDDDVEAIEADIEDDVAAAIEAAEETPRPDPVEMFQNVYADMPQRLEQQLDWFESIRAEHGDEALLED, from the coding sequence ATGGTTCGGGTACTCGACGAGGACGGCGAGCTCGTAGACGGCGCCGAGGTCCCAGACCTCAGCGACGACGAGCTCGTGGAGATGTATCGACAGATGAAACTCGCTCGCCGCTTCGACGAGCGCGCCGTGAGCCTCCAGCGACAGGGGCGCATCGGCACCTACCCGCCGCTCTCCGGACAGGAGGGCGCACAGATCGGCTCCGCGTTCGCGCTCGCGGAGGACGACTGGATGGTGCCGAGTTACCGCGAGCACGGCGCCGCGCTCGTCCGCGGCCTCCCGCTGAAAGACACCCTCCTGTACTGGATGGGCGACGAGCGCGGGAACAGCGTGCCCGAGGACGCGAACATCTTCACCGTCGCGGTGCCCATCGCGTCCCAGATTCCACACGCCACCGGACTGGCGTGGGCGTCGAAGCTCCGCGACGAGGAGGACAAGGCGTTCCTCTGTTACTTCGGCGACGGCGCCACCAGCGAAGGCGACTTCCACGAGGGCCTGAACTTCGCGGGCGTCTTCGACACGCCGAACGTGTTCTTCTGTAACAACAACCAGTGGGCGATTTCGGTGCCCCGGGAGCGCCAGACGGCGTCCGAGACCATCGCCCAGAAGGCCGAAGCGTACGGCTTCGAGGGCGTGCAGGTCGACGGGATGGACCCGCTGGCCGTCTACAAGGTGACGAAAGACGCCCTGCAGAAGGCGAAGAACCCCGACGACGACGAACTCCGTCCGACGCTCGTCGAGGCGGTGCAGTACCGCTTCGGCGCACACACCACGGCGGACGACCCGTCGGTGTACCGCGACGAGGCGGAAGTCGAGGAGTGGAAGGCGAAGGACCCGCTCCCGCGACTGGAGACGTTCCTGAAGAACACCGACCGACTCGACGACGACGACGTCGAGGCCATCGAGGCCGACATCGAGGACGACGTCGCGGCGGCCATCGAGGCCGCCGAGGAGACGCCGCGGCCGGACCCCGTGGAGATGTTCCAGAACGTCTACGCGGACATGCCACAGCGCCTCGAACAGCAACTCGACTGGTTCGAATCGATTCGAGCGGAACACGGCGACGAGGCACTACTGGAGGACTAA
- a CDS encoding alpha-ketoacid dehydrogenase subunit beta: protein MSENLTLVQAVRDGLRDEMAEDDDVLVMGEDVGKNGGVFRATEGLFDEFGDERVIDTPLAESGIIGTAVGMAAYGLKPVPEIQFSGFMYPGFDQIVSHMARLRTRSRGRFTCPMVLRAPMGGGIRAPEHHSESKEAFYVHEAGLKVAMPSTPYDAKGMLISAIRDPDPVIFLEPKKIYRAFREEVPDDPYEVELGEAAVRREGSDVSVFTWGAMTRPAMEAADNIEDIDVEVVDLRSLSPIDFDTVVESFKKTGRAAIVHEAPNTCGVGAEITATLQEEALLYQEAPIERITGFDVPFPLAALEDYYLPEPERIESGIREAFEF from the coding sequence ATGAGCGAGAATCTAACGCTGGTGCAGGCGGTACGGGACGGCCTCCGCGACGAGATGGCCGAAGACGACGACGTGCTCGTGATGGGCGAGGACGTCGGGAAGAACGGCGGCGTGTTCCGCGCGACCGAGGGACTCTTCGACGAGTTCGGCGACGAGCGCGTCATCGACACGCCGCTGGCCGAATCGGGAATCATCGGCACCGCGGTCGGGATGGCCGCGTACGGCCTGAAGCCGGTGCCGGAGATTCAGTTCTCCGGGTTCATGTACCCGGGCTTCGACCAGATCGTGAGCCACATGGCCCGCCTCCGCACGCGGAGTCGCGGCCGGTTCACGTGCCCGATGGTGCTGCGAGCGCCGATGGGCGGCGGCATCCGCGCGCCCGAGCACCACTCCGAGTCGAAGGAGGCGTTCTACGTCCACGAGGCCGGCCTGAAGGTCGCGATGCCGTCGACGCCGTACGACGCGAAGGGGATGCTGATTTCGGCGATTCGCGACCCGGACCCGGTCATCTTCCTCGAGCCGAAGAAGATCTACCGCGCGTTCCGCGAGGAGGTCCCCGACGACCCCTACGAGGTCGAACTCGGGGAGGCCGCGGTGCGCCGCGAGGGGTCCGACGTCTCCGTGTTCACGTGGGGTGCGATGACGCGTCCGGCGATGGAGGCGGCGGACAACATCGAGGACATCGACGTGGAGGTCGTGGACCTCCGGAGCCTGAGTCCCATCGACTTCGACACGGTCGTCGAGTCGTTCAAGAAGACGGGTCGAGCGGCCATCGTCCACGAGGCGCCCAACACCTGCGGCGTCGGCGCGGAGATTACCGCGACCCTACAGGAGGAAGCGCTCCTCTACCAGGAGGCACCGATAGAGCGCATCACCGGGTTCGACGTGCCGTTCCCGCTGGCGGCGCTCGAAGACTACTACCTGCCCGAGCCCGAGCGCATCGAGTCGGGCATCCGCGAGGCGTTCGAGTTCTGA
- a CDS encoding dihydrolipoamide acetyltransferase family protein, translated as MAREFKLPDVGEGVAEGELVRWLVSEGDTVSEDQPVAEVETDKAQVEVPAPVNGTVRELHWSEGDVVPVGDVFVTFDVEGEADEEPETTDESETEADDGESESATESAGGRTFAPPSVRRLARELGVDLDSVEGTGPSGRVTEGDVRAAAEGHATEPQEEPPEEVREAAEPVGEQAAEHTEGGAASAEPAGRDKTLAAPATRGVARELGVDIDDVPAVEQRDGEAFVTAEAVQQYAEGGQAAQGEAAAGGATREFAEGGETTEPYRGIRRTIGEAMAESKYTAPHVTHHDTAVIDDLVDTRSKLKERAAEQDVKLTYMPFVMKAVVAALEEFPVLNSELREEEEEIALKQDYNIGIAVATDAGLMVPVVKHVDQKSMLEISQEVNELAAKARDRSISRSEMQGGTFTITNFGAIGGEYATPIINYPETAILGLGAIDERPVAEDGEVRAAETLPLSLSIDHRVIDGAEAAQFTNRVMEYLTDPELLLLE; from the coding sequence ATGGCACGCGAATTCAAACTTCCAGACGTCGGCGAAGGCGTAGCGGAGGGCGAGCTCGTGCGCTGGCTGGTCTCGGAGGGCGACACCGTCTCCGAGGACCAGCCGGTCGCCGAGGTCGAGACGGACAAGGCCCAGGTGGAGGTGCCGGCGCCCGTGAACGGCACGGTCCGGGAACTCCACTGGAGCGAGGGCGACGTGGTGCCGGTCGGCGACGTGTTCGTCACGTTCGACGTGGAGGGCGAAGCCGACGAAGAGCCCGAGACCACGGACGAGAGCGAGACCGAGGCCGACGACGGCGAGTCCGAGTCCGCGACCGAGTCCGCGGGCGGGCGGACGTTCGCGCCGCCGAGCGTGCGCCGACTGGCGCGCGAACTCGGCGTGGACCTCGATTCCGTCGAGGGCACCGGGCCGTCCGGTCGCGTCACCGAGGGCGACGTGCGCGCCGCCGCGGAGGGCCACGCGACCGAACCGCAGGAGGAGCCGCCGGAGGAAGTCCGGGAGGCCGCGGAGCCGGTCGGCGAGCAGGCCGCCGAGCACACCGAGGGCGGCGCGGCGAGCGCCGAGCCCGCCGGTCGAGACAAGACGCTGGCGGCGCCCGCGACGCGCGGTGTCGCTCGCGAACTCGGCGTCGACATCGACGACGTGCCCGCGGTCGAGCAACGCGACGGCGAGGCGTTCGTCACCGCGGAAGCGGTCCAGCAGTACGCCGAGGGCGGGCAGGCCGCGCAGGGCGAGGCCGCTGCGGGCGGCGCGACCCGCGAGTTCGCCGAGGGCGGCGAGACGACCGAGCCGTACCGCGGTATCCGCCGCACCATCGGCGAAGCGATGGCGGAATCGAAGTACACCGCGCCCCACGTCACGCACCACGACACGGCGGTCATCGACGACCTCGTGGACACGCGCTCGAAGTTGAAGGAGCGCGCCGCCGAGCAGGACGTGAAACTGACGTACATGCCGTTCGTGATGAAGGCAGTCGTCGCGGCCCTCGAGGAGTTCCCGGTGTTGAACTCGGAACTCCGCGAGGAAGAAGAGGAAATCGCGCTGAAGCAGGACTACAACATCGGCATCGCGGTGGCGACGGACGCCGGCCTGATGGTCCCCGTCGTGAAACACGTCGACCAGAAGTCGATGCTGGAGATCTCCCAGGAGGTGAACGAACTCGCGGCGAAGGCCCGCGACCGCTCGATTTCGCGCTCGGAGATGCAGGGCGGGACGTTCACCATCACGAACTTCGGCGCCATCGGCGGCGAGTACGCGACGCCCATCATCAACTACCCCGAGACGGCGATTCTCGGGCTGGGCGCCATCGACGAGCGGCCGGTCGCGGAGGACGGCGAGGTGCGGGCGGCGGAGACGCTCCCGCTGTCGCTGTCCATCGACCACCGCGTCATCGACGGCGCGGAGGCCGCGCAGTTCACGAACCGCGTGATGGAGTACCTGACTGACCCCGAACTGCTGTTACTCGAATAA
- the lpdA gene encoding dihydrolipoyl dehydrogenase produces MVVGDISTGTDVAVVGAGPGGYVAAIRAGQLGLDVTLVEKDAYGGTCLNYGCIPSKAMITASDVAHEAGNAEEMGVYADPEVDVAEMVDWKDGVVDQLTGGVEKLCKANGVNLVEGRAEFAGNDKLRVVHGGDGQGSETIEYEHCIVATGSRAIEVPGFEFDSEHVLDSRDALAMDDLPESMVVVGAGYIGMELSTVLAKLGVDVTVVEMLDSVLPTYPDDLAKPVKDRAEELGIDFHFGLAADSWEEADDGIVVTAEDEDGETTEFDTDKVLVAVGRQPVLDTLNLEEIGLEPNDDGRLETDHEARTDVDNVFAIGDVAPGPMLAHKASKEGQVAAEVIAGEPAALDYMAVPAAVFTDPEIATVGLSEEEAEEQGYEPAVGKFPFSASGRALTTGDPEGFVRVVADEESGFILGAQIVGPEASELIAELGLAVEMGATLEDVASTIHTHPTLSEATMEAAEHALGHAIHTLNR; encoded by the coding sequence ATGGTTGTTGGAGACATCTCGACTGGGACGGACGTCGCGGTCGTCGGCGCTGGCCCCGGTGGCTACGTCGCGGCGATTCGCGCTGGACAACTCGGCCTCGACGTGACGCTCGTCGAGAAGGACGCCTACGGCGGCACCTGCCTGAACTACGGCTGCATCCCGTCGAAGGCGATGATTACGGCCTCGGACGTGGCCCACGAGGCGGGCAACGCCGAGGAGATGGGCGTGTACGCCGACCCCGAAGTGGACGTGGCGGAGATGGTCGACTGGAAGGACGGCGTCGTCGACCAACTCACCGGCGGCGTGGAGAAACTCTGCAAGGCCAACGGCGTGAACCTCGTCGAGGGCCGCGCTGAGTTCGCTGGCAACGACAAACTGCGCGTCGTCCACGGCGGCGACGGGCAGGGCTCGGAGACCATCGAGTACGAGCACTGCATCGTCGCGACCGGCTCCCGGGCCATCGAGGTGCCGGGCTTCGAATTCGACAGCGAGCACGTACTCGACTCCCGGGACGCGCTCGCGATGGACGACCTGCCGGAGTCGATGGTCGTCGTCGGCGCGGGCTACATCGGCATGGAGTTGTCGACGGTTCTCGCGAAACTCGGCGTGGACGTGACCGTCGTGGAGATGCTGGACAGCGTCCTCCCGACGTACCCCGACGACCTCGCGAAGCCCGTCAAGGACCGCGCCGAGGAACTCGGCATCGACTTCCACTTCGGCCTCGCGGCCGACTCGTGGGAGGAAGCCGACGACGGCATCGTCGTCACCGCCGAGGACGAGGACGGCGAGACGACGGAGTTCGACACCGACAAGGTGCTCGTCGCCGTGGGTCGCCAGCCCGTCCTGGACACCCTCAACCTCGAGGAAATCGGCCTCGAGCCGAACGACGACGGCCGACTGGAGACCGACCACGAAGCGCGCACCGACGTGGACAACGTCTTCGCCATCGGCGACGTGGCGCCCGGCCCGATGCTCGCGCACAAGGCGAGCAAGGAGGGGCAGGTGGCCGCCGAGGTCATCGCGGGCGAGCCCGCCGCGCTCGACTACATGGCGGTGCCGGCGGCGGTGTTCACCGACCCCGAAATCGCGACGGTCGGCCTCAGCGAGGAGGAGGCCGAGGAGCAGGGCTACGAGCCCGCCGTCGGGAAGTTCCCGTTCAGCGCGAGCGGTCGCGCGCTCACCACGGGCGACCCCGAAGGGTTCGTGCGCGTCGTCGCGGACGAGGAGTCGGGGTTCATCCTCGGCGCCCAAATCGTGGGTCCGGAAGCGAGCGAACTGATAGCCGAACTCGGGCTCGCCGTGGAGATGGGCGCGACCCTCGAAGACGTAGCCTCGACCATCCACACGCACCCGACGCTCTCCGAGGCGACGATGGAGGCCGCCGAGCACGCGCTCGGGCACGCCATCCACACGCTCAATCGGTGA
- the pheA gene encoding prephenate dehydratase, producing the protein MQTVTLGPAGTYSHRAASAVSDGDISFSESVRGIVDAVAAGDADRGVVPIENSIEGSVTETLDALADTDLAVVKEVVTPIRHALLAQGESFDAVASHSQALAQCRGYLDEHHPDAELRSVASTARGVEIAREDASVAAIAHPDNNGGNLRVLAEDVQDRTSNATRFFVVAPAAERSEAGGKSSFVVYPNANYPGLLLELLEPFADRDINLSRVESRPSGERLGDYVFHVDVAGGLYEERTQAAVADVEEIASNGWVRRLGSYDVEHVT; encoded by the coding sequence ATGCAGACGGTCACGCTCGGTCCGGCCGGCACGTACTCCCATCGCGCGGCGAGCGCCGTCTCGGACGGCGACATCTCGTTTTCGGAGTCCGTGCGCGGCATCGTCGACGCGGTTGCGGCGGGCGACGCCGACCGCGGCGTCGTCCCCATCGAGAACAGCATCGAGGGGTCGGTGACGGAGACGCTGGACGCGCTCGCGGACACCGACCTCGCGGTCGTCAAGGAGGTCGTCACGCCGATTCGGCACGCCCTGCTCGCGCAGGGGGAATCCTTCGACGCGGTGGCGAGTCACTCGCAGGCGCTCGCGCAGTGCCGGGGCTACCTCGACGAGCACCACCCTGACGCGGAGTTGCGGTCAGTGGCGTCGACGGCCCGCGGCGTCGAGATAGCGCGCGAGGACGCGTCGGTCGCGGCCATCGCGCACCCCGACAACAACGGCGGGAACCTCCGCGTGCTCGCCGAAGACGTACAGGACCGCACGAGCAACGCGACCCGGTTCTTCGTCGTCGCGCCCGCCGCGGAGCGCTCGGAGGCGGGCGGAAAGTCGTCGTTCGTCGTCTACCCGAACGCGAACTACCCCGGTCTCCTGCTCGAACTGCTGGAGCCGTTCGCGGACCGCGACATCAACCTCTCGCGGGTCGAATCCCGGCCGTCCGGGGAGCGCCTCGGCGACTACGTGTTCCACGTGGACGTCGCGGGCGGCCTCTACGAGGAGCGCACGCAGGCCGCCGTCGCGGACGTCGAGGAGATAGCGTCGAACGGCTGGGTGCGCCGCCTCGGCTCCTACGACGTGGAACACGTGACGTAG